In Rosa chinensis cultivar Old Blush chromosome 1, RchiOBHm-V2, whole genome shotgun sequence, a genomic segment contains:
- the LOC112203644 gene encoding uncharacterized protein LOC112203644, producing MAYIVHRRFLGRNHPYRRQKAAFNNLPEHSPPPVPLSGEEVLHRVEQEFLPVRHCLDVMHIEKNVCDSLIGTLLNIPGKTKDGVKTRLDLVEMGIRLGLRPDLEGPKKERLPLASWNLKTNEKRCMCGSFFVMKVLEDYSSNISNLVSMDDLRLSGLKSHDCHALIQQLLLVAIRGVLEKPVRIVVIRLCLFFNEIYNKTIDVSRLPNIQSELVETLCELEKYFPPSFFDIMVHLTVHLVREVELCGPVCFRWMYPFERYMKICKGYVRNRNRPEGCIAECYIAEEAVEFLTELFIDDKTVGIPSDPHIEDKPTSGATVISVYGKLFDQAHLCALQNTDELRSYFVEHLQYLKREFLRFKKNKKWLTDKQNKTFADWLKERILIFFVQAQVAVQLSEPDSHVPEIVRWLSDKQSNEVPTFSGYRIAGVQYNTKKRDNLRSTQNSGVYLLAKTPQVATARDKMLIIDDMSFYGVITEIWELDYEKFRIPIFKCDWVENRRGVKIDELGFTLVNLNKKGHLNDTFVLGNCVQQIFYVQDPVDPMWSVVLRISSRDYSDFEVEDELGDTIIAHHLITTMMPSIGLPGNLANEEEVGYMREGEEDIVVDG from the exons ATGGCTTACATCGTGCATCGAAGGTTTTTAGGAAGAAACCATCCTTATAGAAGGCAAAAGGCTGCTTTCAACAACCTTCCAGAACATTCTCCCCCTCCTGTTCCTTTGAGTGGGGAAGAAGTACTGCATAGGGTGGAGCAGGAA TTTCTCCCTGTTCGGCATTGCCTTGATGTGATGCATATagagaaaaatgtatgtgaTAGTCTCATAGGTACCTTGCTCAATATTCCTGGAAAAACAAAGGATGGAGTGAAAACTCGGTTGGATCTAGTGGAGATGGGTATTAGATTAGGATTAAGGCCTGATCTTGAAGGTCCGAAAAAGGAGCGCTTGCCATTGGCAAGCTGGAACCTAAAGACAAATGAAAAAAGATGCATGTGTGGGTCTTTTTTTGTCATGAAGGTTCTTGAAGACTATTCTTCTAACATATCAAACCTGGTTTCCATGGATGATTTAAGGCTTAGTGGACTTAAATCCCATGATTGTCATGCCTTAATACAACAACTCCTCCTTGTTGCCATACGAGGTGTGCTTGAAAAGCCGGTCAGAATTGTCGTGATCAGGTTATGCCTGTTTTTTAATGAAATCTACAACAAGACTATTGATGTGTCAAGGCTGCCGAATATCCAAAGTGAACTTGTTGAAACATTGTGTGAGCTGGAAAAGTACTTTCCCCCATCATTTTTTGACATAATGGTTCATCTAACAGTTCACCTAGTTAGAGAGGTGGAGTTATGTGGACCAGTTTGCTTTCGATGGATGTATCCATTTGAGAGGTACATGAAGATTTGCAAAGGATATGTTCGAAATAGAAATCGGCCAGAAGGTTGCATTGCGGAGTGTTATATTGCTGAAGAGGCGGTTGAATTTTTAACAGAGCTTTTCATTGATGACAAGACTGTTGGGATTCCATCTGACCCTCACATAGAGGACAAGCCTACCTCAGGTGCTACAGTTATTAGTGTTTACGGCAAGTTATTTGACCAAGCTCATCTTTGCGCGCTTCAAAACACGGATGAATTAAGAAGCTATTTTGT TGAACACCTACAATACTTGAAGAGGGAGTTTCTAAGAttcaaaaagaataaaaagtggCTTACAGACAAGCAAAACAAGACATTTGCAGATTGGTTGAAGGAGAGG AtacttattttctttgttcaagCGCAGGTTGCTGTTCAACTAAGTGAACCAGATTCTCACGTTCCCGAGATTGTCAGATGGCTTTCAGATAAACAGAGCAATGAAGTACCAACATTCAGTGGGTATAGAATTGCAGGAGTTCAGTATAACACAAAGAAGCGTGATAATCTTAGATCAACGCAAAACAGTGGTGTCTACTTACTTGCTAAGACACCGCAAGTAGCTACTGCTAGGGATAAAATGCTAATTATTGATGACATGAGCTTCTATGGGGTGATTACTGAAATATGGGAGCTCGATTATGAAAAGTTTAGGATCCCTATCTTTAAGTGTGATTGGGTAGAGAATAGAAGGGGTGTGAAGATAGATGAGCTTGGGTTCACATTGGTGAATTTGAATAAGAAAGGTCATTTAAATGATACTTTTGTGTTGGGAAACTGTGTTCAGCAAATCTTTTATGTTCAAGACCCTGTAGATCCAATGTGGTCAGTAGTTCTAAGAATTTCTAGTAGGGATTACAGTGATTTTGAGGTTGAAGATGAGCTTGGGGACACTATTATTGCTCACCATCTCATCACCACCATGATGCCATCTATTGGATTACCTGGTAACTTAGCAAATGAGGAAGAAGTGGGTTACATGCGGGAAGGGGAGGAGGATATAGTTGTTGATGGATAA